The genome window aaacaaaacacagtAGCAAGTCTCATAAAGGGCTTCTagaactaaacaaaacaaaaacagccgAAGGTCAACAATGACTCCACGACTCACGGAAGTTCTGGTTGATGAAGAGTCGCACTTGGGTCAGGTTCTTGGGGATGGCCAGCTCGCCGCCCAGCTTGAGGCAGCGCGTACGGGAGGCGTTCCAAGACAGATCCTCCAGCTGGAAGTTGAAACACTCGTCTCCCAGGGGCATGAATGGCTCGGGGCACGCCACCGCTGCAGGaacggaaggggaagagatgagtggGTTGGTGAAGGAGGGAATAGGCATGTTAATTAAAGGGTAAACTGAAGGGGAGAATAAAcgggagaatgagagtgagtgggtgagtgtgggACGGAATAGACGTCTtcaagaataaaatgaaaagaataatgaaCGGGAGAATGAGTTAATGACTGAATGAAGAAGTTGAGGGAATGAATGAGTAAATATATTAAAgaactgaggaaaggaaggagtgaatgaaggagaaaaggtgctaaaagactgaaggaagaatggtaggaagaaacgaaggagtgaataaaggagaaaaattgttaaaagactgaaggaaggaaggaaggaaggaagataaaactgAAGAATGAATGGtagaaatgagtgaatgaatgagcaAATGGTGAAAAAGATGGAAGCAAAAACGATGAAAGACTAAATGCCTGAATGTGTAAATGAAGTAAATGATGCTAAAAAGAaatagatggatgaatgaataaatagcgattaatacttttcttttttgtttccttatttcctcttgcCCTCCAATATATTCTGCTCAGATCTTTTAGGGTTTTCTTTTATCATGTATTCAGTCATATAATTTCGAGTCTCCTTTccatcttatttcctctttcccttctcgctctatctctttccttttactGCCATCCTTACCTCTTCCTGATCtcgttttctattctctttcctctcgtccttttctttcatatcttatccttcccttttatccttttcctcccctccctttaggttcatttcctcttctctctcctttcatatcatttcatttcattttctatcCATTTCCATCTCATTCTATCGCCTATAtaatttctcgttctttctcattgttcatatattcttccatttctcatattttcctcctctaatcacctttttttctttcctatctatcTCCCTTTCGTTCTGTCTCCTAttacattctcttttcctctctgttcctatcctcgtatttttttctctctttccttttccattctcctaTTTTGTCAACTTTATTATCTTCATCTACTCTgctctcttccattccattcctcttccatcgtctactctactctctctctctctttttaatttccctctcccctcacctactttctatcttctctccttcctcatcactCCATCCCTATTTAtagcctccccttctccctttccgtcttcttttctctcctcacttctcctcctttctcgtcttctctcctctcctccccttccctcatctctcctcccttttcgtcatctctcctctccttacctctcctattcccttttcgtcttgtcttctctcctcttctctcctctccttcttccttatagtcttgtcttctctcctcttctctcctcctcccttttcatcttctctcacttacctcctctcctcaccgCTCCTTCTCCCTTATAgccttcactcctcttctctcctcctcccttttcttcatctctcccttacctcttctcacctctccttctcccttatagtcttgtcttctctcctcttctctcctcctcccttttcttcttctctcctcacctcttcttctcccttacagtcttctctcctcttctctcctcctcccttttcttcttctctcccttacctcctctcctcacctcttcttctcccttacagtcttctctcctcttctctccccgcccgtatctcctctcccctcccgatACTCACACTTGAAATGAACCTTGAAGTTGTCGTTCAGATTCTTCAGCTCCGTCATGATGCCTTCCAGCTGGGTGTTGTTACCTGGGAGAAGAGGGGCAggtgaagggggtgggggaggggagctttggggaggaggggttagggggttaaattaagtgtgtgtgaaaatgggggggagggggcagaagtgtaagtgtgtgtgtgtgtgtgtgtgtgaagtgttaagtgagagttgttgtttttcagtgatatatttctTTGATAATGCTCACGTGTTCAGACTTGtacaattgtaaaaaaaaaaaatataccccaTTCATAAATTACTAGAACCATTACTGCTGAATTACCAAATACAGCATCAACGGTAAGAGTAATATCTGTACAACCTTCAGATATTACAAAAAAGGGATATTGCTCATTACACTCACGGCCACATGCTCTTACTGCACCAGGGACATTACAATAACCCGGCCGGCGCCATTATCCCGTTTATATTCTTACGTTCCTAATAAATATCTTCTTTCGCCTATCCCTTCGCTGTAATGGAGGACGATATGCAAATGCCAGATGACCGTAAAGCATAACACAGCCGTAACGTCAGTCCTATTACCACGTGGATAGTCTTAAAAGGATTGGTATTCGTttcatttatctgtctatctattcatctatctgtaTGTTTAGCTGTCTacgtttatctgtctatctgtgtgtgtgtgtgtgtgtgtgtgtgtgtgtgtgtgtgtgtgtgtgtgtgtgtgtgtgtgtgtgtgtgtgtgtgtgtgtgtgtgtgtgtgtgtgtgtgtgtgtgtgtgtgtgtgtgtgtgtgtgtgtgtgtgtgtgtgtgtgtgtgtgtgtgtgtgtgtgtgtgtgtgtgtgtgtgtgtgtgtgtgtgtgtgtgtgttggtttgtctgtgcgtctgtctatatatataccTCTCCATTAGTATCTACAAATctgtcctttatttttctcttctactgactcactcttctcctttcttttcctctgctttcttttcctttcctttcctctcctttcctttcctctcctttcctttcctctccttttctttcctctcattttctttcctctcctttcctttcctctcctttctacacATCTCTTCCCTTtagcttcttttctctttctctcttctctcctgcccactcctttcttttccttttctaactAGCACCCTCTCATTTTATCTCCCATTTAttatctcttcctctacctctgtgtgtatttgatctctctctctctctctctctctctctctctctctctctctctctctctctctctctctctctctcacctgcgttAAGGGCCGCCACAACGTTCCTGGTGAAGTAGATCAAGTTGTTGTTAGGATCAgaatccgactccgactccgcCGCCGTCATTTCTGTTggcaggaggaaaagcaggacgatgaggacaaggagggcgaggacgaggaggagggggaggaggaggaaaggaaggtggaggagaaaaggaggaggaggacaatgcgGGTAAGAAAGAAGTGAGAGGGTGTTGAGGAGAAAGGTgcataaggaagaaatgaaggaggaataagagatgaaggaggaagaaaggagagagagagagagagagagagagagagagagagagagagagagagagagagagagagagagagagagagagagagagagagagagagagagagagagagagagagagagagagagaggagtgaggaaaaggaatgagagatggaggaggaataacgatggaagagggaaggacaaaaagaggaagacgatatgagggagaaaaagggaaaagagaagacaagaaggaggaaagcGACATTAGGATAACAATAAAGTGGCAAATCGACATAAAGTAACAAATACAAGACAAAAATAGACtatgaaataaatgataaataaataaaaaaaataacaaaacaaaaaacagtcataaatacacaaaaaggaATTTACAAACAGACCTAAACTAGCAAgtacaagacaaaaaaatagacCATAAGGTAAATaacgaataaatgaaaataacaaaacaaaaaccagcgaaaataagcaaaaaatgaCAAATACTTCACATCCAATAAATATGAAAGCCAGCGCAGGTGAGTCGAGGGCGGCGCAGGTAAAGCCCGAAAGGTCATGACGACAGTTTGAAATTCGAGCGTGAATGAAATAAGTGGCTTTCCCTAAACTCCTCAGGCAAGCCCTTTATATCATTTAAGAGCATCAGACCACTTCAAAAAGCTTTATATAAACGTACTGAATTCGTCCATTTAAAACTCTCCACTTTTAGCTACTCATatgaaatgacacacacacacacacacacacacacacacacacacacacacacacacacacacagacagacagacagacagacaaacacacacacacacacacacacacacacacacacacacacacacacacacacacacacacacacacacacacacacacacacacacacacacacacacacacacacacacacacacacacacacacacacacacacacacacacacacacacacacacacacaccaagcagcCTTCTTTGTACAACCACAACAAACACGAGAAGGTCTGTGCTTGAATTCGTACCCATTCCACACTTCCTTTCATCGTAAAGTATTTGTGGGAATAAGTGTTAATATTTTCCCTTGAGTTTAACAGCCTTGGTAGTGAGATGCATTCAGTGTTCACGTACTGATGGCCACTACCTTAAGTTGTCCGTATGAAGCCAAGCAACAGCCTTTTCCTGGATTACTTAGAGTCCAATCACCTCGCCCTGGGTGGAGGTTACCGGCACAGCGGCGATGCACTGCTCGGTGGGGACGACTTTTCTGAAggattcttttttattcctttctatcTCGGGGTCGCATTTTGTGGGACTCTAGACTGCACCGGAATATGTCTTTTCATGTCTTAGGTGTTAATGTACCATTTTGAAAGTTAAAGCTAACACTCCCTCTTATCATGTAACGAAAAGACGTACAGGAGCCCTTGCACTACAGCCTCACATACACACAAGGCAGCGTTGAGACAGGAAGCCGTGCACCAGAGCCACCCACCTGAGGCCACGGGTGCCCCGCCCATCAGGAATTGCTGCAGCCTCTCCTGCGTGCCGGCGATGTCCCGCATGGTGGCCAGCAGCTGCTCCTGCACACCTGTACGGGAGAGGGATTAATTAAGCTGCAGGTGGAGATGAGTAGCTGGATGACGTTGCAATAATAATCACCGCAACTGTATTTATCTAGCAAGGATTATACCTGAATCATCTTACATTTAttttctaacctaaccttttgTAACCTATCGTAATCCACAGtaatatcctttcctttccttcccttaccttaccttgcctcagCTAGCATGATCTAGTCTCACGTGAACATGGTGTACTAATTGAGTAAGCTACAGGTGTGTGGATCGGGGCAACATTCCACGGTAATTATCCAagctttcctttactttcctgttcctttcattctctttgatttcctttattttcctctcctctcctatcctttcctatattttccttttctttcgtttcctatcTTTTAATTTCCGCTCTTTTTCtatccatttatttcctttatttctttcctgttatgttttttcttttccttcccttccctcaccttacgTACCCCCACCTGAACCTGGCCCTGGAAAACATTAATTAAAAAGGAAGTGCacaaagcaaggtaaggtaaaacgTTAATGAGCTCATGGTGTCTTTCGTAACATTCCTAATATAATCTGCTCTTACCTGTGAGTGGGAGGAAATCATTAGCTCACGAGTATGATGAACAGGTCTACACTACATCTTTACAactagggaggcagctcaagggaaaaaactaaaacaaaacaaccaaaaagcccgccagacgctgctccaacaaaagaaaaaggaatctgATACAAacttcatttcctcacctctctcaACCTAACCCACTTTACATAACCTTGCAGTGAGACTTATTAGGGCACGCACATAAGGTTTCGGATCCGCCCTTACAATCTACATGCTTCCCCTTTCCTGGCCTTACTTCCCCTTTGCAAGTCCCTTCTCTTGTTAGTTTATTCCATCTTAATCATTTTTTGGACCCTGCataatgtaaaatatataagTACTCACACCATTACATAGCCATTTTGATCAGCCCATTCCCGCCCTTCTTCCTTTAGCTTTACTaggtggaaaaaaataatgtgaaaaaaggaaagaatagacaaAACAAAAGtaatatgaaaaaacaaaaaaaatcaagaaaaaagaaaaccaataaaaaggaaaagtaaggaaaaacggagatagaaagtgaaaaaaaagaagaaaggaaggagaccataaattaaaggaaaatagaaaataatgtataAGAAAAGAACatttaaaagagaaagagagacacgaATAGAAAGAAATCACGTAcacatagaagaaggaaggaaagacagacaatataaataacagaaaacaaatcatcaagaaaaaaaagaaatcataataaaggaagaggaacaaagagaaggaaaatacaccttaaaaatagactaagcaaaaaaaaatatgttatccTGTCTGAGCTTCCTACTTCCTGCCACACCTTTCT of Eriocheir sinensis breed Jianghai 21 chromosome 14, ASM2467909v1, whole genome shotgun sequence contains these proteins:
- the LOC126998426 gene encoding type-2 ice-structuring protein-like, yielding MMGVRVGVAVQLVLVGVAAVVSATPLQQGDDPAAVQSLFPDLVETVKELVNTDKGVQEQLLATMRDIAGTQERLQQFLMGGAPVASEMTAAESESDSDPNNNLIYFTRNVVAALNAGNNTQLEGIMTELKNLNDNFKVHFKSVACPEPFMPLGDECFNFQLEDLSWNASRTRCLKLGGELAIPKNLTQVRLFINQNFPRKNRRNFWLGAIENNKVWEWLSGDAVNPDLWYTNEPSGNGDCLAMFDGWEHPLSDFPCERERRAICERVMRLN